A window of Lepus europaeus isolate LE1 chromosome 11, mLepTim1.pri, whole genome shotgun sequence contains these coding sequences:
- the TMEM202 gene encoding transmembrane protein 202, with protein MATKMESNENVVMTFYNPEVPKVKGKRTYQKPTLPTNKHPGASMPPQRRQQHVHQTHTYLRMFCGSLCGFSLLVALCTSPLSWVQLLVIRDGTELYAGLWTLCSHELCWTHTPRPPYYLQFSRAASIISILTTLTGLGWLLYSCLPGRGIVSNLDLKLSMLSFASAACLLLCLSLFLEQVNWHSKDTMEPDFLWTYHLNWWGDFLYTSAGIISFLNYLSLMVLPSDQSAAVPEPVEASRLGIGPVTTEELAEDEESDSS; from the exons ATGGCCACCAAGATGGAGAGCAACGAGAATGTAGTCATGACCTTCTATAACCCCGAGGTTCCCAAAGTAAAAGGGAAGCGGACATACCAAAAG CCTACGCTGCCCACCAACAAACACCCGGGGGCCTCGATGCCTCcccagcggcggcagcagcacgTGCATCAGACACACACCTACCTCCGGATGTTCTGCGGCAGCCTCTGCGGCTTCAGCCTCCTCGTGGCCCTCTGCACGAGCCCCCTGAGCTGGGTGCAGCTGTTGGTGATCAGAGACGGCACGGAGCTCTACGCGGGACTCTGGACCCTGTGCAGCCACGAGCTGTGCTGGACCCACACGCCCAGGCCACCCT ACTACCTCCAGTTTTCCAGGGCCgcctccatcatctccatcctCACCACCCTCACTGGCCTTGGCTGGCTCTTATACTCTTGCCTCCCTGGAAGGGGAATTGTCTCCAACTTGGATCTGAAGCTATCCATGCTCAGCTTCGCCTCAG CCGCCTGCTTGCTCTTGTGCCTCAGCTTGTTTCTGGAGCAGGTCAACTGGCACTCGAAGGACACCATGGAGCCAGATTTCTTGTGGACTTACCACCTGAACTGGTGGGGAGACTTCTTGTACACGTCTGCTG GGATCATCTCTTTTCTCAACTACCTATCTCTCATGGTTCTTCCCTCTGACCAAAGCGCCGCTGTGCCTGAGCCAGTAGAGGCCTCGCGGCTGGGGATCGGTCCAGTGACAACAGAGGAGCTTGCTGAAGACGAAGAGTCAGATTCTtcgtaa